A window of the Natrinema salifodinae genome harbors these coding sequences:
- a CDS encoding LolA family protein, producing MLSGDTGVPAALPALALTFVLLTAGCVALPNDGPTTDDLEEQLSAAEPPADVAATVTVQRTIDGETTASTEDVWLRADGAARIETGTTGSEVIIVDEGERRWHYDASANWATRLETDPSATPFLEGLYAQQERYFDAYDVAEIEETTLDGRETYRVAFDPPDNETIDRSISVLIEDTEYVVPLTTSEGAPVERGADRVEVWYDQATLFPVKHAIEGDGIEFETTYRDLAIDEGIDDERFAFDPAAVGADEGDVEDVSFPSIESYEAVDEAAEAVPFAVAEPPADVLPAGVELDSVTGYEFPDENRTQVSLQYRTDDGGTVAVTTSDGPRRFATGGDAIAIGSATGTIAETDEGTELQWSCGDRYYSVFVDRAVDDGTETAVTVGESLPTGC from the coding sequence ATGTTATCCGGCGATACCGGCGTTCCAGCTGCCCTCCCCGCGCTGGCGCTGACGTTCGTCCTCCTGACGGCGGGCTGCGTGGCCTTGCCGAACGACGGTCCGACGACGGACGATCTCGAGGAGCAATTGAGCGCCGCCGAACCGCCGGCCGACGTCGCCGCAACGGTCACCGTTCAGCGGACGATCGACGGCGAGACGACGGCCTCTACCGAGGACGTCTGGCTCCGCGCCGACGGCGCGGCCCGGATCGAAACCGGCACGACCGGATCCGAGGTGATCATCGTCGACGAGGGTGAGCGGCGGTGGCACTACGACGCGTCGGCCAACTGGGCGACCCGCCTCGAGACCGACCCGTCGGCAACGCCGTTTCTCGAGGGCCTCTACGCCCAGCAGGAGCGGTACTTCGACGCCTACGACGTCGCGGAAATCGAAGAGACGACCCTCGACGGACGGGAGACCTACCGCGTCGCGTTCGATCCCCCGGACAACGAGACGATCGACCGCTCGATCAGCGTGCTGATCGAGGACACCGAGTACGTCGTGCCCCTGACGACCAGCGAGGGCGCTCCCGTCGAGCGAGGGGCCGATCGCGTCGAGGTCTGGTACGACCAGGCGACGTTGTTCCCGGTCAAGCACGCGATCGAAGGCGACGGCATCGAGTTCGAGACGACGTATCGGGACCTCGCGATCGACGAGGGGATCGACGACGAGCGGTTCGCGTTCGATCCGGCGGCAGTGGGCGCCGACGAGGGCGATGTCGAGGACGTCTCGTTCCCGTCGATCGAGTCCTACGAGGCCGTCGACGAGGCCGCCGAAGCCGTCCCGTTCGCGGTCGCCGAGCCGCCGGCGGACGTGCTGCCCGCCGGGGTCGAACTCGACTCGGTGACGGGCTACGAGTTCCCCGACGAGAACCGGACGCAGGTGTCCCTGCAGTACCGGACCGACGACGGCGGGACGGTGGCGGTCACGACGAGCGACGGGCCGCGGCGGTTCGCGACCGGCGGCGACGCGATCGCGATCGGCTCCGCGACGGGAACGATCGCCGAGACCGACGAAGGGACGGAACTGCAGTGGTCCTGTGGCGATAGGTACTATTCGGTGTTCGTCGATCGGGCCGTCGACGACGGGACCGAGACGGCCGTGACGGTCGGCGAGTCGCTGCCGACGGGCTGTTAA
- a CDS encoding 2-oxo acid dehydrogenase subunit E2, producing MGYIVRMPKLGLEMERGTLLDWAADEGDSVSEGDLIAEVESEKSVADVEAREDGALRRTYLEAGESVPPGTPIGIVAPPESDISGLESEATADLEANVELEDGPKTEIEPAADDQAAEPSAAGGADAETTDGDGASADEIKASPRARERAAALGVDLTTVEGTGYQGSISEADVERAAKEADTGDEDGSEPDASPRARKRAEELGVDLSTVEGTGYQGAISASDVEAAAESEPAAVDATAGGAAPRTLDEERPFDGMRRTIASRLSESYREAVHVTVHREADAEALFAAADVASDVLETDVSVQDVLLRAVSATLAEHPGFNATFEDDVHKHWSERNLGIAVDVEQGLIAPVLPDVGEKSLAEIADERRDLVDRAVSGDYTMDDLQGGTFTVTNLGVLGVESFDPIINPPQVAILGVDAVAERPTRGDDDGVEWRRHLPFDLTFDHRVVDGADAARFLETLVGHVAEPWPLLPDAVAEAADAADGAGGVAAESESEAAEVDGGPAGADAETEMPGRSVSAANPEGMRGRIEAGSFEWSYDEPESSGGTETGPTPVDVFLGGLASCLSLSARYQASKRDAAVDEIRVDVDAAPEEGSVERIEATIQIDSDEDDETLERIVDLAERGCHVSQLLRADLDLNLTWDQL from the coding sequence ATGGGATACATCGTCCGGATGCCGAAGCTGGGTCTCGAGATGGAACGGGGGACGCTCCTCGACTGGGCCGCCGACGAGGGCGACTCGGTGTCCGAGGGGGATCTGATCGCCGAGGTAGAGTCCGAAAAGAGCGTCGCAGACGTCGAGGCGCGCGAGGACGGCGCGCTCCGGCGGACGTACCTCGAGGCCGGCGAGTCGGTCCCGCCGGGGACGCCGATCGGCATCGTCGCGCCGCCCGAGAGCGACATCTCGGGGCTCGAGAGCGAGGCGACGGCGGATCTCGAGGCGAACGTCGAACTCGAGGACGGCCCGAAAACCGAGATCGAACCCGCGGCGGACGACCAGGCCGCCGAGCCGTCGGCTGCCGGCGGAGCCGACGCGGAGACAACGGACGGCGACGGCGCGTCGGCCGACGAGATCAAGGCCTCGCCCCGCGCACGGGAGCGGGCGGCGGCGCTGGGCGTCGATCTGACGACCGTCGAGGGGACCGGCTACCAGGGGTCGATCAGCGAAGCGGACGTCGAGCGGGCGGCAAAAGAGGCCGACACCGGGGACGAAGACGGTAGCGAGCCGGACGCGTCCCCGCGGGCGCGCAAACGCGCGGAGGAACTGGGCGTCGATCTCTCGACCGTCGAGGGAACGGGGTACCAGGGCGCGATCTCCGCGTCGGACGTCGAAGCCGCCGCGGAGAGCGAACCCGCAGCGGTTGACGCGACGGCGGGCGGAGCCGCACCCCGAACCCTCGACGAGGAGCGCCCGTTCGACGGGATGCGCCGGACGATCGCCTCGCGGCTCAGCGAGAGCTACCGCGAAGCCGTCCACGTCACGGTCCACCGCGAGGCCGACGCCGAGGCGCTGTTCGCGGCCGCCGACGTTGCGTCCGACGTCCTCGAGACGGACGTCTCGGTTCAGGACGTTCTCCTTCGGGCCGTCTCGGCGACGCTCGCGGAGCATCCCGGTTTCAACGCGACGTTCGAGGACGACGTCCACAAGCACTGGTCGGAACGCAACCTCGGGATCGCCGTCGACGTCGAACAGGGGCTCATCGCACCGGTCCTCCCCGACGTCGGGGAGAAGTCGCTGGCCGAAATCGCCGACGAGCGCCGGGACCTGGTCGACCGCGCGGTCAGCGGCGACTACACGATGGACGACCTCCAGGGCGGGACGTTCACCGTGACGAACCTCGGCGTCCTCGGCGTGGAGTCGTTCGATCCGATCATCAACCCCCCGCAGGTCGCCATCCTCGGCGTCGACGCCGTCGCGGAGCGGCCGACCCGCGGCGACGACGACGGCGTCGAGTGGCGGCGCCACCTCCCGTTCGATCTTACGTTCGACCACCGGGTCGTCGACGGCGCGGACGCCGCCAGGTTCCTCGAGACCCTCGTCGGTCACGTCGCCGAGCCGTGGCCGCTCCTGCCCGACGCCGTCGCCGAGGCCGCCGACGCGGCGGACGGGGCCGGCGGAGTCGCAGCCGAGAGCGAATCCGAGGCGGCCGAGGTCGACGGCGGTCCCGCCGGAGCCGACGCGGAAACGGAGATGCCCGGCCGCAGCGTCTCCGCGGCGAACCCCGAGGGTATGCGCGGTCGCATCGAAGCCGGCTCCTTCGAGTGGTCCTACGACGAACCCGAGTCAAGCGGCGGCACCGAGACCGGTCCGACCCCGGTCGACGTCTTCCTCGGCGGGCTCGCGTCGTGTCTCTCGCTGAGCGCGCGGTACCAGGCGAGCAAGCGCGACGCTGCGGTCGACGAAATCCGGGTCGACGTCGATGCGGCGCCCGAAGAGGGCTCGGTCGAGCGCATCGAGGCGACGATCCAGATCGATTCGGACGAGGACGACGAGACTCTCGAGCGGATCGTCGACCTCGCGGAGCGCGGCTGTCACGTCTCGCAGTTACTTCGGGCGGATCTGGACCTGAACCTCACCTGGGATCAGCTCTGA
- a CDS encoding alpha-ketoacid dehydrogenase subunit beta, with amino-acid sequence MTAQADLEAQTETETLTVREAIRQALREELERDEDVYVMGEDVGLFGGVLEVTSGLYEEFGEERIRDTPISEAGFMGAATGAAATGTRPVVELMFSDFAGVSMEQIMNQMAKMRYMFGGKADMPVTVRTTEGGGMGAASQHSGTIHSWIGHFPGLKAVAPGTPASAKGLTKAAIRSDDPVFVFENKMIYEQSGAVPADEDYTIPLGEAAVEREGEDVTVVATQRLVGESLDVAEDLDGDVSVEVIDPRSLYPLDTDTIVESVEKTGRLVVADESPLSYGTHAEIIARVQEDAFFSLDAPIQRVGTPDTHVPFSPPLEQEVLPDGDEVTAAIERLA; translated from the coding sequence ATGACCGCACAGGCCGATCTCGAAGCGCAGACCGAGACCGAGACGCTGACCGTCCGCGAGGCGATCCGCCAGGCGCTCCGCGAGGAACTCGAGCGCGACGAGGACGTCTACGTTATGGGCGAGGACGTCGGCCTGTTCGGCGGCGTCCTCGAGGTGACCAGCGGCCTCTACGAGGAGTTCGGCGAGGAGCGAATCCGGGACACGCCGATCAGCGAGGCCGGGTTCATGGGGGCCGCGACCGGCGCGGCGGCGACCGGGACGCGGCCGGTCGTCGAGCTCATGTTCTCGGACTTCGCGGGCGTCTCGATGGAACAGATCATGAACCAGATGGCGAAGATGCGCTACATGTTCGGCGGGAAGGCCGACATGCCGGTCACCGTCCGGACGACCGAGGGCGGCGGCATGGGCGCCGCCAGCCAGCACTCGGGGACGATCCACTCGTGGATCGGCCACTTCCCCGGGCTGAAGGCCGTCGCGCCGGGGACCCCGGCGAGCGCGAAGGGCCTGACGAAGGCGGCCATCCGCTCGGACGACCCCGTGTTCGTCTTCGAGAACAAGATGATCTACGAGCAGTCCGGCGCGGTGCCGGCCGACGAGGACTACACGATCCCGCTCGGCGAGGCGGCCGTCGAGCGCGAGGGCGAGGACGTCACCGTCGTCGCCACCCAGCGCCTGGTCGGCGAATCGCTCGACGTCGCCGAGGACCTCGACGGCGACGTCAGCGTCGAGGTGATCGACCCCCGCTCGCTGTACCCGCTCGACACGGACACGATCGTCGAGAGCGTCGAGAAGACCGGCCGGCTCGTCGTCGCCGACGAGAGCCCGCTGTCGTACGGGACCCACGCCGAGATCATCGCGCGCGTCCAGGAGGACGCGTTCTTCAGCCTCGACGCGCCGATCCAGCGGGTCGGCACGCCCGACACCCACGTCCCGTTCAGCCCGCCCCTCGAGCAGGAGGTCCTGCCCGACGGCGACGAGGTGACGGCGGCGATCGAGCGGCTCGCGTAG
- a CDS encoding PHP domain-containing protein: protein MRDFHVHSNYSDGDFLRSMVRAAESAGLEGIGFADHCNVAAREGPELMRGLYGFNLDRTYERRRRGIERLRENFDIEVYDAVEMDYDPRDEAAIDEFLAEAGFDYAIGSVHEVDGKNVQIASHFAELDEAERDAVVDEYFDRLVALVESELFEIAAHADLIERTPPLRGRATTDHYRRVAQAFADSRTVPEINAGRALTDAEIVHPASEFLRVLREHDVSVTVGTDSHHPDEIPARADFLADFADEYGLEPVTASVLDR from the coding sequence ATGCGGGATTTTCACGTCCACTCGAACTACTCGGACGGCGACTTTCTCCGGTCGATGGTTCGGGCCGCCGAGTCGGCCGGCCTCGAGGGCATCGGCTTCGCCGACCACTGTAACGTGGCCGCGCGCGAGGGTCCCGAATTGATGCGGGGTCTCTACGGGTTCAACCTGGACCGGACTTACGAGCGCCGTCGCCGGGGGATCGAGCGCCTGCGGGAGAACTTCGATATCGAGGTCTACGACGCGGTCGAGATGGACTACGACCCGCGCGACGAGGCGGCCATCGACGAATTCCTCGCGGAGGCGGGGTTCGACTACGCGATCGGAAGCGTCCACGAGGTCGACGGAAAGAACGTCCAGATCGCCTCGCACTTCGCGGAGTTGGACGAGGCCGAGCGCGACGCGGTCGTCGACGAGTACTTCGATCGGCTCGTCGCGCTCGTCGAGTCGGAACTGTTCGAGATCGCGGCCCACGCGGACCTGATCGAGCGTACGCCGCCGCTGCGGGGTCGAGCGACCACCGACCACTACCGGCGCGTGGCGCAGGCGTTCGCCGACTCACGGACGGTCCCCGAGATCAATGCCGGGCGGGCGCTGACCGACGCCGAGATCGTCCACCCGGCTTCGGAGTTCCTCCGGGTCCTGCGCGAGCACGACGTCTCGGTGACCGTGGGCACCGACTCCCACCACCCCGACGAGATCCCCGCTCGCGCCGACTTCCTTGCCGACTTCGCCGACGAGTACGGGCTCGAACCGGTTACGGCCAGCGTGCTCGACCGGTAA
- a CDS encoding 2-oxoacid:acceptor oxidoreductase subunit alpha: protein MSSDELIWRIAGGSGDGIDSTSQNFAKALMRSGLDVFTHRHYPSRIRGGHTYVEIRAADHEVQSRGDGYNFLLALGDSFARNPQEEAYYGNEEVKPLSENLDDLREGGVIIYDEGLVSEEDVEALDLEARAEENDWHVYPMDLRSLARDHGREVMRNTAGVGATAALLDMDLEHIEDLMEDAMGGEILESNLDILHEAYEIVEEEYDFEHDLRVPEGSHETEQALLSGSNAIAYGAIDAGCRFISGYPMTPWTDVFTILSQNFPDMGGISEQVEDEIAAAALAVGASHAGVKAMSGSSGGGFALMSEPLGLAEMTETPLVLIEAMRAGPSTGMPTKPEQGDLEHVLYTSQGDSQRVVFAPGNIEEAYEQTRLAFDIAWDYQIPVMLIYDQKLSGENTNVDVEFFDREPSPDLGSTLTEEELREAAHDNSGKFKRFDYENAEDGVAPRSLPGQKGGRYLATGNEHSPVGHISEDPDNRVYQMDRRLEKLESIREELDEERESNQTYFGDDDAEYGIITWGSSQGAVEEAIARLNDNGHSVKGLSVSDMMPFAEQEVTEFLESVDEAMVVEMNATAQFRGLLQKELGQFGEKLTSLLKYNGNPFEPAEIVEGYEVNLAEEDREPTAQVRIEPAAGD from the coding sequence ATGAGCAGCGACGAACTTATCTGGCGAATTGCGGGGGGTTCCGGCGACGGAATCGACTCGACGAGCCAGAATTTCGCAAAAGCGCTGATGCGCTCGGGGCTCGACGTATTCACCCATCGACACTATCCGTCGCGGATCCGCGGCGGCCACACCTACGTCGAGATTCGGGCCGCAGACCACGAGGTACAGTCACGTGGTGACGGCTACAACTTCCTGCTCGCGCTGGGCGACTCGTTCGCCCGCAACCCGCAAGAAGAAGCCTACTACGGCAACGAAGAGGTCAAACCCCTCTCGGAGAATCTCGATGATCTCCGCGAGGGCGGGGTCATCATCTACGACGAGGGCCTCGTCAGCGAGGAGGACGTCGAGGCGCTGGACCTCGAGGCCCGTGCCGAGGAGAACGACTGGCACGTCTACCCGATGGACCTCCGGTCGCTCGCGCGAGACCACGGCCGCGAGGTCATGCGCAACACTGCCGGCGTCGGCGCGACCGCCGCGCTGCTGGATATGGACCTCGAGCACATCGAGGACCTGATGGAAGACGCCATGGGCGGGGAGATCCTCGAGTCGAATCTCGATATCCTCCACGAGGCCTACGAGATCGTCGAGGAGGAGTACGACTTCGAGCACGACCTGCGCGTGCCCGAGGGCTCCCACGAGACCGAACAGGCGCTGCTGTCGGGCTCGAACGCGATCGCCTACGGCGCGATCGACGCCGGCTGTCGGTTCATCTCCGGCTACCCGATGACGCCGTGGACCGACGTGTTCACCATCCTCAGCCAGAACTTCCCCGACATGGGCGGGATCTCCGAGCAGGTCGAAGACGAGATCGCCGCCGCGGCGCTGGCCGTCGGCGCGAGCCACGCCGGCGTCAAGGCCATGTCCGGGTCCTCCGGCGGCGGCTTCGCACTAATGTCCGAGCCGCTCGGCCTCGCCGAGATGACCGAGACGCCGCTCGTCCTCATCGAGGCGATGCGCGCCGGTCCCTCGACCGGGATGCCGACCAAGCCCGAACAGGGCGACCTCGAACACGTCCTGTACACGAGTCAGGGCGACTCCCAGCGCGTCGTCTTCGCGCCGGGTAATATCGAGGAGGCCTACGAGCAGACCCGCCTGGCCTTCGACATCGCGTGGGACTACCAGATTCCGGTCATGCTCATCTATGACCAGAAGCTCTCCGGCGAGAACACCAACGTCGACGTCGAGTTCTTCGACCGCGAACCTTCGCCGGACCTGGGCTCGACGCTGACCGAGGAAGAGCTTCGCGAGGCCGCCCACGACAACTCCGGGAAATTCAAGCGCTTCGACTACGAGAACGCCGAGGATGGCGTCGCGCCGCGCTCGCTGCCCGGTCAGAAGGGCGGCCGGTACCTCGCGACGGGCAACGAGCACAGCCCCGTCGGCCACATCAGCGAGGACCCCGACAACCGCGTCTACCAGATGGACCGGCGCCTCGAGAAGCTCGAGTCGATCCGCGAGGAACTCGACGAGGAACGCGAGTCCAACCAGACCTACTTCGGCGACGACGACGCCGAGTACGGGATCATCACGTGGGGCTCGAGCCAGGGCGCGGTCGAAGAGGCCATCGCCCGGCTCAACGACAACGGCCACTCGGTCAAGGGGCTGAGCGTCTCCGACATGATGCCGTTCGCCGAGCAGGAGGTGACGGAGTTCTTAGAGAGCGTCGACGAGGCGATGGTCGTCGAGATGAACGCCACCGCGCAGTTCCGCGGACTCCTGCAGAAGGAACTGGGCCAGTTTGGCGAGAAGCTGACCAGCCTCCTGAAGTACAACGGCAACCCCTTCGAGCCCGCCGAGATCGTCGAGGGCTACGAGGTCAACCTCGCTGAGGAGGACCGCGAACCGACCGCACAGGTACGAATCGAACCCGCTGCAGGTGACTAA
- a CDS encoding VOC family protein, whose translation MSIGDAPQLDVEIPELSQVAFVVEDIEDGMDRFGSILGIGPWQVHRFEPPALSDRTFCGESAEYSMVLALAQLGDTMIELIEPLEGPSLYTEHLEEHGEGLHHVACFAFDDPHAVVDAFEDAGMPVVQSGDYAGTEFWYFDTAAELNGAIFETAANVDAMPEPDRTYPE comes from the coding sequence ATGTCAATCGGTGACGCCCCACAACTAGACGTCGAGATCCCCGAACTGTCCCAGGTCGCGTTCGTCGTCGAGGACATCGAGGACGGGATGGACCGCTTCGGCTCGATCCTCGGGATCGGTCCCTGGCAAGTCCACCGCTTCGAGCCGCCGGCCCTGTCCGATCGTACCTTCTGCGGCGAGTCCGCCGAGTACTCGATGGTGCTCGCGCTCGCCCAGCTCGGGGACACGATGATCGAACTGATCGAACCCCTCGAGGGACCGAGCCTCTACACGGAACACCTCGAGGAACACGGCGAGGGGCTCCACCACGTCGCCTGTTTCGCCTTCGACGACCCCCACGCGGTCGTCGACGCGTTCGAGGACGCGGGAATGCCGGTCGTCCAGAGCGGCGACTACGCGGGCACCGAGTTCTGGTACTTCGACACCGCCGCGGAGCTCAACGGCGCGATCTTCGAGACCGCAGCGAACGTCGACGCGATGCCGGAGCCCGACCGGACGTACCCGGAATAG
- a CDS encoding NAD(+)/NADH kinase, protein MTTIGLLVNPAAGRDIRRLTGGASVVDNYAKRRVAECVVDGLAVAGDRPEVLVMPDRAGIAEHAVAEAPADVEAATLEMPVEETAADTRRAAAEFRDAVDVAVVLGGDGTTRDAALELGDVPLVAVSTGTNNVVPAAVDGTVAGAAAALVATDAASPDAVTTRHEMIEARAETPTGERGLTGLAAVEVSSKSFIGTRALLDPDDLRGGLVSRAHPGDVGLPAVAGALESVAPADPGGVALRLADPDATPRSVRAIVAPGVTAEIGIGSVERVAPDEPVRFDVPDGVVGADGERELELTDAMVELTTVPDGPRLVDVDAALAAGARNGGFDAAEVAAVDEMSGE, encoded by the coding sequence GTGACCACCATCGGTCTGCTCGTCAACCCCGCCGCGGGACGGGATATCCGCCGGCTCACCGGCGGTGCGAGCGTCGTCGACAACTACGCGAAACGGCGGGTCGCCGAGTGCGTCGTCGACGGCCTGGCCGTCGCGGGCGACCGCCCCGAGGTTCTGGTCATGCCCGACCGGGCCGGGATCGCCGAGCACGCGGTCGCGGAGGCCCCCGCGGACGTCGAGGCCGCGACCCTCGAAATGCCCGTCGAGGAGACCGCGGCTGACACCCGGCGAGCGGCGGCCGAGTTCCGCGACGCGGTCGATGTCGCGGTCGTACTGGGCGGCGACGGCACGACCCGCGACGCCGCGCTCGAACTCGGCGACGTGCCGCTCGTGGCCGTCTCGACCGGGACGAACAACGTCGTCCCCGCGGCCGTCGACGGCACCGTCGCGGGCGCGGCCGCGGCCCTGGTCGCGACGGACGCGGCGTCCCCCGACGCGGTGACGACCCGCCACGAGATGATCGAGGCCCGCGCCGAGACCCCGACCGGCGAGCGCGGGCTGACCGGCCTGGCCGCCGTCGAAGTCTCCTCGAAGTCGTTCATCGGGACCCGAGCGCTGCTCGATCCCGACGACCTCCGCGGTGGCCTGGTCTCGCGGGCCCACCCTGGGGACGTCGGCCTGCCAGCCGTCGCGGGCGCGCTCGAGTCGGTCGCGCCGGCCGATCCGGGCGGCGTCGCGCTCCGGCTCGCCGATCCGGACGCGACGCCCCGGTCGGTTCGAGCGATCGTCGCGCCAGGCGTCACCGCGGAGATCGGTATCGGATCGGTCGAGCGAGTCGCTCCTGACGAGCCCGTCCGGTTCGACGTGCCGGACGGCGTCGTCGGCGCCGACGGCGAGCGCGAACTCGAACTCACGGACGCGATGGTCGAACTGACGACCGTCCCGGACGGGCCGCGCCTGGTCGACGTCGACGCCGCGCTCGCGGCGGGCGCGCGAAACGGCGGCTTCGACGCCGCCGAGGTCGCCGCCGTCGACGAGATGAGCGGGGAGTGA
- a CDS encoding thiamine pyrophosphate-dependent dehydrogenase E1 component subunit alpha, with protein sequence MAEFTLESADGRREAMRRMVTIRAFDEEAGERFADGEIPGFVHLYIGEEAVGVGACAALDPDDYIASTHRGHGHCIAKGLDPKYMMAELYGKAEGYCNGKGGSMHIADVDAGMLGANGIVGAGPPLATGAALSIDYQDRDQVAVGFLGDGAVAQGQIHEAINLAATWDLPAIFVVENNHYGEGTPVENQHNLDNLSDTAQAYDIPGVTVDGMDVTAVAEAVAEARSRARAGDGPSLIEAETYRYRGHYEGDEEPYRDEDELERWKDRDPITSFRDRLIERGELTEAEFEDLRAEVESTIDDAVEYAQAADPPEPADAYEDVFAERPPEIERFADIARADGGPNGGDRR encoded by the coding sequence ATGGCAGAGTTTACTCTCGAGAGCGCGGACGGCCGACGGGAGGCGATGCGACGAATGGTAACAATACGGGCGTTCGACGAGGAAGCAGGGGAACGGTTCGCGGACGGCGAGATACCCGGCTTCGTCCACCTCTACATCGGCGAGGAGGCGGTCGGCGTCGGGGCCTGTGCGGCGCTCGATCCGGACGACTACATCGCGAGTACCCACCGCGGCCACGGCCACTGCATCGCGAAGGGACTGGATCCGAAGTACATGATGGCCGAACTCTACGGCAAGGCCGAGGGCTACTGCAACGGCAAGGGCGGCTCGATGCACATCGCCGACGTCGACGCCGGCATGCTCGGCGCGAACGGCATCGTGGGGGCCGGGCCACCGCTCGCGACCGGCGCGGCGCTGTCGATCGACTACCAGGACCGCGACCAGGTCGCGGTCGGCTTCCTCGGCGACGGGGCCGTGGCCCAGGGCCAGATTCACGAGGCAATCAACCTGGCTGCCACGTGGGACCTGCCGGCGATCTTCGTCGTCGAGAACAACCACTACGGCGAGGGGACGCCGGTCGAGAACCAGCACAACCTCGACAACCTGAGCGACACGGCCCAGGCCTACGATATCCCCGGCGTGACCGTCGACGGGATGGACGTCACCGCCGTCGCAGAGGCGGTCGCCGAGGCCCGGTCGCGGGCCCGCGCCGGCGACGGGCCGTCGCTGATCGAGGCGGAGACGTACCGCTACCGCGGCCACTACGAGGGCGACGAGGAGCCCTACCGCGACGAGGACGAACTCGAGCGCTGGAAGGACCGCGACCCGATCACGTCGTTCAGGGACCGACTGATCGAGCGCGGCGAACTGACCGAGGCGGAGTTCGAGGACCTCCGCGCCGAGGTCGAATCGACGATCGACGACGCCGTCGAGTACGCGCAGGCGGCGGACCCACCGGAACCCGCCGACGCCTACGAGGACGTGTTCGCCGAGCGGCCGCCCGAAATCGAGCGGTTCGCCGACATCGCGCGTGCCGACGGCGGCCCGAACGGAGGTGATCGACGATGA
- a CDS encoding thiamine pyrophosphate-dependent enzyme, with translation MSAFNAIGEEREIDRDEFTPGVEPQPTWCPGCGDFGVLKSLKQALPEVGKTPEEVLTVTGIGCSGKLNSYLDTYGFHTIHGRSLPVARAAKLANPDLEVIAAGGDGDGYGIGGNHFIHTARENHDMTYIVFNNEIFGLTKGQTSPTSPKGHKSKTQPSGSAKTPIRPLSQSLTAGASYIARTAAVNPNQAKEIIKEAIEHDGFAHVDFLTQCPTWNKDARQYVPYVDVQESDDYDFDVTNRTEAAEMMRETEDVLNEGTVLTGRYYVDEDRPSYTQEKKAVGEMPDEPLAERYFDDDAEWERSYDLIDRHK, from the coding sequence ATGAGTGCATTCAACGCAATCGGTGAGGAACGGGAGATCGACCGGGACGAGTTCACCCCCGGCGTCGAACCGCAGCCGACCTGGTGTCCGGGATGCGGTGACTTCGGCGTCCTGAAGTCGCTCAAGCAGGCCCTGCCGGAAGTCGGCAAGACGCCCGAAGAGGTGCTGACCGTCACCGGGATCGGCTGTTCCGGCAAGCTGAACAGCTACCTGGATACCTACGGCTTCCACACGATCCACGGGCGCTCGCTGCCCGTGGCCCGCGCCGCGAAGCTCGCCAACCCCGACCTCGAAGTCATCGCCGCCGGCGGTGACGGCGACGGCTACGGGATCGGCGGCAACCACTTCATCCACACGGCCCGGGAGAACCACGATATGACCTATATCGTGTTCAACAACGAGATCTTCGGCCTGACGAAGGGCCAGACTTCGCCCACGAGCCCGAAGGGTCACAAGTCCAAGACCCAGCCCTCGGGCAGCGCGAAGACGCCGATCCGGCCGCTGTCGCAGTCGCTGACCGCCGGCGCGAGCTACATCGCTCGCACCGCCGCGGTCAACCCGAACCAGGCCAAGGAGATCATCAAGGAGGCCATCGAGCACGACGGCTTCGCACACGTCGACTTCCTGACCCAGTGTCCGACCTGGAACAAGGACGCCCGACAGTACGTCCCCTACGTCGACGTTCAGGAGTCCGACGATTACGACTTCGACGTGACCAACCGGACTGAGGCCGCCGAGATGATGCGCGAGACTGAGGACGTCCTCAACGAGGGGACCGTTCTGACCGGCCGCTACTACGTCGACGAGGACCGGCCGTCCTACACCCAGGAGAAGAAGGCCGTCGGCGAGATGCCCGACGAGCCCCTGGCCGAGCGGTACTTCGACGACGACGCCGAGTGGGAGCGTAGCTACGACCTGATCGACCGTCACAAGTAA